CCGTGCCAATCAGCGTAGTGATTGACACGGGAGTAAACAGTAACATTCAATTTACTATTCTGTTAAAAATTAATATATCCCTGCAGCCAGATTTTTCCTTTGAATCTGCGCCCGATTTCCGGCTCACCAAGCACCTTACTCTTTGGTACGCAAATATCAAACTGCAGCTCATTTACATCTAATTTCATCTGATATACCACTTCTTTTGTAAGCACATTTTCCCGCTCACGAACTGCCAATATTTCACCCATGATTGAATACACATCACACTCTACACCATGTGGCATGAAATATGTATCTACGATTGAAAATACATCTTCTGTGATAAGTCTTCGGGATACCTTAGAATATATGTCCATATCATCCAATGTCAATGTTTCGATTGCTCCCGGGTCTCCTTGTCTGGCCGCATTTAGCAGATTTTTACGATTCTTGGAATTTTCTTGTTCCTGCTTGACCTGCACTTCGCTTTTCTTTATTGGAAATAAAATTTTTCCGTCAAGAGCAAGTCCTGAAAAGGTTACAGATGTTTGTTCTTGTGAAAGAAAACCAAGCTGTTTTTCTTTCATGTATTCCACGCCGTTCTGCAGATGAAATATCAAACTGATTCCTACTTTTGAATCTTCACATATTCCTACATATGCTTCTTTTTCAATTCTTCTTTCTATCGATACTTCAGAATATGTTGTGATTCCACTGCCTTCAAAATATGGAAAATAGTAATCTGCTTCAAAACGATCTTCTCCATCTAACTCACCGCAAACTGTAATTCCCATACACTGTCCATATTCTTTTTGCAGCTCACAGTAATCTGTATCGTCTGAATACGACACAACCATCTGATGTGTACATTCCTGTTCTACCTGATTTAATAATTGCTTTAATTCTTTCTTCGACTGAATTTTTCCAAAGCCAATAGCTTTTAAATATTGATGCATCTATTTCTCCAGAAAATCC
This Ruminococcus hominis DNA region includes the following protein-coding sequences:
- a CDS encoding DUF3881 family protein, encoding MHQYLKAIGFGKIQSKKELKQLLNQVEQECTHQMVVSYSDDTDYCELQKEYGQCMGITVCGELDGEDRFEADYYFPYFEGSGITTYSEVSIERRIEKEAYVGICEDSKVGISLIFHLQNGVEYMKEKQLGFLSQEQTSVTFSGLALDGKILFPIKKSEVQVKQEQENSKNRKNLLNAARQGDPGAIETLTLDDMDIYSKVSRRLITEDVFSIVDTYFMPHGVECDVYSIMGEILAVRERENVLTKEVVYQMKLDVNELQFDICVPKSKVLGEPEIGRRFKGKIWLQGYINF